The Sphaerospermopsis torques-reginae ITEP-024 genome has a window encoding:
- a CDS encoding GerMN domain-containing protein, producing MNEQQRTNRNISSGVIAAVSAAVVAVSGGVAWLTSQTPQTPIPGNPSQSIKQPQQPLTTQPGKEETANIYWLKPTETSFELVPQPIKIAAAQPNQALEAAFETLLAGPTEGTDSTTIPQGTKLLGLTTDNNEVHVNLSEDFTSGGGSASMVGRVGQVVYTATSLNPNAKVYIEVDGKPLEVLGGEGVEIEQPLTRKSFNENYPL from the coding sequence ATGAATGAACAACAAAGAACTAATCGTAATATTTCTTCCGGTGTCATAGCGGCCGTCTCAGCGGCGGTGGTAGCGGTAAGTGGTGGGGTAGCTTGGTTGACTTCCCAAACTCCTCAAACTCCCATACCAGGAAACCCCTCTCAAAGCATTAAACAACCACAACAGCCATTAACTACCCAGCCGGGGAAAGAAGAAACTGCTAATATATATTGGCTCAAACCAACGGAAACAAGCTTTGAATTAGTTCCTCAGCCGATAAAAATTGCTGCTGCACAACCTAACCAAGCTTTAGAAGCTGCTTTTGAAACTTTGTTAGCAGGTCCAACAGAAGGAACAGACTCAACAACCATTCCTCAAGGTACTAAACTGCTAGGTTTGACAACTGACAATAATGAAGTCCACGTTAATTTATCAGAAGATTTTACCAGTGGTGGGGGTAGTGCTTCAATGGTTGGCCGTGTAGGGCAGGTTGTCTATACTGCTACTTCTTTAAATCCTAACGCCAAAGTTTACATTGAAGTTGATGGTAAGCCCTTGGAAGTTTTAGGTGGTGAAGGTGTGGAAATAGAACAACCACTCACCCGTAAAAGCTTTAATGAAAATTATCCTCTTTAG
- the accB gene encoding acetyl-CoA carboxylase biotin carboxyl carrier protein, protein MPLDFNEIRQLLATIAQTDITEVSLKSDDFELTVRKGGNNSVLSVSQAQLGAMVAPGLTPAPATQTAPIQLPEIAPSRDNSATAQSPLAVNTAASRFVEVQSPMVGTFYRAPAPGEAPFVEVGDRVKVGQSVCIIEAMKLMNEIEAEVSGQVMEILVQNGEPVEYGQPLMRINPD, encoded by the coding sequence GTGCCATTAGATTTTAATGAAATCCGCCAACTATTAGCTACTATTGCACAAACTGATATTACCGAAGTATCACTGAAAAGCGATGACTTTGAGCTAACAGTGCGTAAAGGTGGAAATAATTCTGTACTGTCGGTAAGTCAAGCTCAGTTAGGTGCTATGGTTGCTCCAGGATTGACACCTGCACCCGCAACTCAAACAGCACCCATACAACTACCAGAAATAGCTCCAAGTCGTGATAATTCGGCTACAGCACAATCACCTTTAGCTGTTAATACCGCAGCCTCTCGATTTGTCGAAGTCCAGTCTCCGATGGTGGGGACCTTTTATCGCGCACCCGCACCAGGTGAAGCGCCATTTGTGGAAGTGGGCGATCGCGTTAAAGTAGGTCAATCAGTTTGCATCATTGAAGCTATGAAACTGATGAACGAAATTGAAGCTGAAGTCTCTGGACAAGTGATGGAAATTCTCGTTCAAAATGGCGAACCTGTTGAATATGGTCAACCTTTAATGCGAATTAATCCAGATTAA
- the efp gene encoding elongation factor P, translating into MISSNDFRPGVSIVLDGSVWRVVEFLHVKPGKGSAFVRTKLKNVQNGNVVEKTFRAGETVPQATLEKSTMQHTYKEGEEFIFMDMETYEEGRLSAAQIGDRVKYLKEGMEVNVIRWGEQVLEVELPNSVVLEVVQTDPGVKGDTATGGTKPAIVETGAQVMVPLFISQGERIKIDTREDKYLGRE; encoded by the coding sequence ATGATCTCTAGTAATGACTTTCGACCCGGTGTTTCTATCGTCCTAGACGGGTCTGTATGGCGAGTAGTAGAATTCCTCCACGTTAAACCCGGTAAAGGTTCTGCTTTCGTAAGAACTAAATTAAAAAACGTCCAAAATGGCAACGTGGTAGAAAAAACCTTCCGGGCTGGGGAAACTGTACCCCAAGCCACCTTAGAAAAAAGCACGATGCAACATACCTATAAAGAAGGTGAAGAATTCATCTTTATGGATATGGAAACTTATGAAGAAGGTAGATTAAGTGCTGCACAAATTGGCGATCGCGTTAAGTACCTCAAAGAAGGTATGGAAGTTAACGTTATTCGCTGGGGCGAACAAGTGCTAGAAGTTGAACTACCTAATTCTGTAGTTCTAGAAGTTGTGCAAACTGATCCTGGTGTTAAAGGTGATACTGCTACAGGTGGTACTAAACCAGCAATAGTAGAAACTGGCGCACAGGTAATGGTTCCCCTGTTTATTTCTCAAGGTGAACGGATCAAGATAGATACCAGAGAAGATAAATATTTAGGCAGGGAATAA
- a CDS encoding AI-2E family transporter produces MKLGQWIGLIALILSLYILWQLREVLLLIFAAVVLATTLNRLARTFQNLGIKRGFAVFLSVMFFLAGVIGFFWLIVPPFAQQFQELTLRVPQGFERLNTWIDEQRTHIPEQLEVFIPDINSLVAEAQPLINRVLGNSFAFVSGSLVIVLNILLVLVLTGMFLANPSAYRKVFVRLFPSFYRRRVEGILNQCEISLERWVSGAFIAVCVVGLMSLIGLSMLGVKAALALGVLAGFMNLIPNLGPTMSVVPAMAIALLDNPWKPVFVLILYFFIQQAESNFITPIVMAHQVSLLPAVTLISQLFFVTFFGFLGLFLALPLTVVAKIWVQEVLVKDVLDEWKHNHHNHHVENQLVMIAESSDINETEEIEETNNDEDSSPAS; encoded by the coding sequence GTGAAACTGGGTCAATGGATAGGTTTAATCGCCTTAATTTTATCCTTATATATATTGTGGCAACTGCGGGAAGTGCTATTACTGATATTTGCTGCTGTTGTGTTAGCAACTACCTTAAATCGGTTAGCACGAACTTTCCAAAATTTAGGAATAAAACGCGGGTTTGCGGTTTTTTTGTCAGTGATGTTTTTTTTAGCGGGTGTAATAGGTTTTTTCTGGTTAATTGTGCCACCTTTTGCTCAACAATTTCAAGAATTAACATTGCGAGTTCCCCAAGGTTTTGAACGTCTTAATACTTGGATTGATGAACAGAGAACTCACATTCCTGAACAATTAGAAGTTTTTATTCCTGATATAAACAGTTTAGTTGCTGAAGCACAACCTTTAATTAATCGAGTATTAGGAAATTCTTTTGCTTTTGTTTCTGGTTCTTTGGTAATTGTCCTTAATATTTTATTAGTTCTAGTTTTAACGGGGATGTTTTTAGCTAATCCTAGTGCTTATCGGAAAGTATTTGTGAGGCTATTTCCTTCATTTTATCGACGACGGGTAGAGGGAATTTTAAATCAATGTGAGATTTCCTTAGAAAGATGGGTATCGGGCGCTTTTATTGCTGTTTGTGTAGTAGGATTGATGAGCTTGATCGGCTTGTCAATGTTGGGTGTTAAAGCTGCTTTAGCTTTGGGAGTTTTGGCGGGTTTTATGAATTTAATTCCCAATTTGGGTCCAACAATGAGTGTAGTTCCAGCAATGGCGATCGCTCTTTTAGATAATCCTTGGAAACCTGTTTTTGTCTTAATTCTTTACTTTTTTATTCAACAAGCTGAGAGTAATTTTATCACACCTATAGTTATGGCGCATCAGGTGTCTTTACTACCAGCAGTAACTTTAATTTCTCAGTTGTTTTTTGTGACCTTTTTTGGCTTTTTAGGATTATTTTTGGCATTACCTTTAACCGTTGTTGCTAAAATTTGGGTACAAGAAGTCTTAGTTAAAGATGTCTTGGATGAGTGGAAACATAATCATCATAATCATCATGTAGAAAATCAATTAGTCATGATTGCTGAATCTTCTGATATTAATGAAACTGAGGAAATAGAAGAGACAAATAATGATGAAGATTCATCACCAGCGAGTTAA
- a CDS encoding pentapeptide repeat-containing protein — translation MTNSNSELSLAALAERISQVEREQELRRKNIAWLKQYFDELKQEFNNRPELLQVQNLQQEIVNLTAQVADLQQRLNESSNGSENLQDGENSTEVKILDDAEIVKQFFERVDKQQNQGELIEKAGEVEYIDVGESEEEKEVDIVVEETEDSRNFNDLEFKIERVMWLVNRIYADEEDYQDIPVNAEEFWQRYQAGERDFTGINLAGVDLSEETLANEVNLSQANFTNAILNNVNWINVNLSGANLRGANLTNADLSSVNLSQANLSGANLSKADLRYANLTHANLREADIREAHLYNAKLTEANLENAYLYKANLSSVKLDKANLKKANLRETDLTGASLREGNLSEANLSKAILDYDVNLSLANLSGANLSGVNLRRAKLIRANLSNAILSHTNLLEANLEGANLQETNLQYSYYDRSTIFPTGFNPTTSGAYVIAPGVSLQNANLAGANLNNVNLSSAKLNGANLSQATLEDANLTAANLIGANLNQVNLSDTNLSAAQLSQANLTEATLQNTNLAGADLNRVNFIGATIEYVTFNGANLSQANLCGAALANEDLSGVNLSSADLRGADLSDANLENANLKDANISGANLEDANLTGAIMPDGTTHD, via the coding sequence ATGACTAATTCAAATTCAGAACTAAGTTTAGCAGCTTTAGCAGAGCGAATTTCTCAGGTTGAACGGGAACAGGAACTAAGACGAAAAAATATTGCTTGGTTAAAACAGTATTTTGATGAATTGAAACAGGAATTTAATAATAGACCTGAATTATTACAAGTTCAAAATTTGCAACAAGAGATAGTTAATTTAACTGCTCAAGTTGCTGATTTACAACAGCGTCTAAATGAGTCATCTAATGGAAGTGAAAATTTACAGGATGGTGAAAATTCAACTGAGGTGAAAATTTTAGATGATGCAGAAATAGTAAAACAGTTTTTTGAAAGGGTAGATAAACAACAAAATCAAGGTGAGTTGATAGAAAAAGCAGGTGAAGTTGAATATATTGATGTTGGTGAGAGTGAGGAAGAAAAGGAAGTTGATATAGTTGTTGAGGAAACGGAAGATAGCAGAAATTTCAATGATTTAGAATTTAAGATTGAAAGGGTGATGTGGTTAGTTAATAGGATCTATGCAGATGAGGAAGATTATCAGGATATTCCTGTTAATGCAGAGGAGTTTTGGCAAAGGTATCAAGCTGGAGAACGGGATTTTACAGGAATTAATTTAGCTGGTGTAGATTTGAGTGAAGAAACTCTAGCAAATGAAGTTAACCTCAGTCAAGCTAATTTTACAAATGCAATTTTAAACAATGTCAACTGGATCAATGTAAATTTGAGTGGTGCAAATCTGAGAGGAGCAAATTTAACTAATGCTGATTTATCTAGCGTAAATTTAAGTCAAGCTAATTTAAGTGGTGCTAATTTAAGTAAAGCTGACTTGCGTTATGCAAATTTAACTCATGCAAATCTTAGAGAAGCTGATATCAGAGAAGCTCACTTATATAATGCAAAATTGACAGAAGCTAACCTAGAGAATGCCTATCTTTACAAAGCAAATCTCAGTTCAGTAAAACTAGATAAAGCAAATCTGAAAAAAGCTAATTTACGTGAAACTGATTTGACTGGAGCATCTTTACGCGAGGGTAATTTGAGTGAAGCTAATCTCAGTAAAGCCATTTTAGATTATGACGTAAATCTCAGTTTAGCTAATCTGAGTGGAGCAAATTTAAGTGGTGTAAATTTGCGGAGAGCAAAGTTGATAAGAGCAAATTTAAGTAATGCAATTTTGAGTCATACTAATCTTTTGGAAGCAAATCTTGAGGGTGCAAATCTTCAGGAAACAAATTTGCAATACAGCTATTATGATAGATCAACCATCTTTCCCACAGGTTTTAATCCGACTACATCAGGAGCTTATGTTATTGCTCCAGGTGTATCGCTACAAAATGCTAATCTTGCGGGTGCAAACTTGAATAATGTCAATTTATCATCTGCAAAATTAAATGGAGCTAATTTAAGTCAAGCAACCCTTGAAGACGCAAATCTCACTGCGGCGAATTTGATAGGAGCAAACTTAAATCAGGTAAATTTATCAGACACTAATTTAAGTGCTGCTCAATTAAGTCAAGCAAATTTAACTGAAGCAACTTTACAAAATACAAATCTTGCAGGTGCTGATTTAAATCGTGTCAATTTCATAGGTGCAACTATTGAATATGTGACATTTAATGGTGCAAATTTGAGTCAAGCAAATCTTTGTGGTGCTGCTTTAGCTAACGAAGATTTAAGTGGGGTAAATCTAAGTTCTGCTGACTTGCGTGGTGCAGATTTGAGTGATGCTAATCTAGAGAATGCTAACTTAAAAGATGCCAATATTAGCGGTGCAAATTTAGAAGATGCAAATCTTACTGGTGCAATAATGCCAGATGGAACAACCCATGATTAG
- a CDS encoding peptidylprolyl isomerase, which translates to MFNFIKSWLKYSLKTMLLVTILVGISTAGWTSFSYAALPSGNAITDGKALLRYALPIDNQPVRKLQASLEDISNQLRANKRWAAVSRDLSQASRILDKPSQILTSVPAERQPQAEAWIAELKSGIGELQEVVNNKQKDPILEGRAKLLNLVTLLEESMVTEFPFEVPAKFSNLPQLKGRATIAIKTNKGDLTVVVDGYSAPVTAGNFVDLVQRGFYNGLEFTRSEESYVLQTGDPEGKEVGFIDPATGKYRAIPLEILVEGDKEPTYGITLEDAGRYLDMPVLPFSSFGALAMARPEGNVDGGSSQVFFFLFEPELTPAGRNLLDGRYSVFGYLTEGKEILDKLKAGDKIESATVVQGIENLVQPQAA; encoded by the coding sequence ATGTTTAACTTCATAAAATCCTGGCTGAAATACAGCCTCAAGACCATGCTGCTGGTAACAATACTTGTAGGCATCAGCACTGCTGGGTGGACTTCCTTTAGTTATGCAGCCCTGCCATCTGGTAACGCTATCACTGACGGTAAAGCTTTGTTACGGTATGCACTGCCCATTGATAATCAACCAGTACGCAAACTGCAAGCTAGTTTAGAAGATATTTCTAATCAACTACGTGCCAATAAGCGATGGGCTGCGGTTTCCAGAGACCTCAGCCAAGCTTCGCGGATTCTCGATAAACCTTCCCAAATCTTAACAAGCGTTCCCGCAGAACGCCAACCCCAAGCCGAAGCTTGGATTGCTGAGTTAAAATCTGGCATTGGAGAATTGCAAGAAGTAGTTAACAACAAACAAAAGGACCCTATTCTTGAAGGCAGAGCGAAATTACTCAATCTTGTGACTTTGCTGGAAGAGTCAATGGTGACAGAATTTCCTTTTGAAGTTCCTGCTAAGTTTAGTAATTTACCTCAACTTAAAGGCCGCGCTACTATTGCCATAAAAACCAATAAAGGGGATCTGACTGTAGTTGTAGATGGTTATAGCGCCCCGGTGACTGCTGGTAATTTTGTCGACTTGGTGCAACGGGGTTTTTATAACGGTTTAGAATTTACCCGTTCTGAAGAATCTTATGTATTACAAACAGGAGATCCTGAAGGTAAAGAAGTCGGTTTTATTGATCCTGCAACTGGTAAATATCGGGCTATTCCTTTAGAAATTTTGGTAGAAGGCGACAAAGAACCAACTTATGGTATTACTTTGGAAGATGCTGGACGTTATCTTGATATGCCAGTATTACCTTTTTCTTCTTTTGGTGCTTTAGCAATGGCACGTCCTGAAGGTAATGTAGATGGTGGTTCTTCTCAAGTTTTCTTCTTTTTATTTGAACCAGAATTAACTCCTGCTGGACGTAATCTTTTAGATGGTCGCTATTCTGTTTTTGGTTATCTGACTGAAGGTAAGGAGATTTTAGATAAGCTTAAAGCAGGTGACAAAATTGAATCTGCTACTGTTGTTCAAGGAATTGAAAATTTAGTTCAGCCACAAGCAGCTTAA
- a CDS encoding type II toxin-antitoxin system HicB family antitoxin, which yields MVNYDHYTYKITWSSEDQEFVGLCAEFPSLSYLHENRNLALEGITNLVKDIVLDMEANGEEIPEPIAEKTYSGKFQVRITPELHRKLAIEAAEENVSLNRYVSYKLGS from the coding sequence ATGGTTAACTACGACCACTACACATATAAAATTACCTGGTCAAGTGAAGATCAAGAATTTGTAGGATTATGTGCTGAATTTCCTAGCTTATCTTATCTTCATGAAAATCGTAATTTGGCTTTAGAAGGGATTACGAATTTGGTCAAAGATATAGTATTAGATATGGAAGCTAATGGTGAAGAAATTCCCGAACCTATTGCAGAAAAAACCTACAGTGGTAAATTTCAAGTTCGTATTACTCCAGAACTTCATCGTAAACTAGCGATAGAAGCAGCAGAAGAAAATGTCAGTTTGAATCGTTATGTAAGTTATAAACTGGGATCTTGA
- a CDS encoding toxin HicA: MAQIEKLLAEIKNNPKDVKFTDLVKLCNHYFGEPRQQGTSHCVYQTPWFGDPRVNIQEKNGKAKFYQVKQVLAAIEKIEGMENG, encoded by the coding sequence ATGGCACAAATTGAAAAACTTTTAGCCGAAATTAAAAATAATCCTAAAGATGTCAAATTTACTGATTTAGTAAAACTTTGTAATCATTATTTCGGAGAACCTAGACAGCAAGGAACAAGTCATTGTGTCTATCAAACACCTTGGTTTGGAGATCCAAGAGTTAACATTCAAGAAAAGAATGGAAAAGCAAAATTTTATCAAGTCAAACAGGTTTTAGCAGCCATTGAAAAAATTGAGGGAATGGAAAATGGTTAA
- a CDS encoding XisI protein — MDKLEKYRNYIESILNEYSQYKPSYGDVEIQLLIDRERDHYQIMTVGWNGEKRIHGIMLHIDIKDGKIWIQHNGTERGITQDFLQLGVPKQDIVLAFHSPTRRKYTEFAVS, encoded by the coding sequence ATGGATAAATTAGAAAAATACAGAAACTATATTGAAAGTATACTTAATGAATATAGTCAATACAAACCCTCTTATGGAGATGTAGAAATACAGTTGCTAATTGACAGAGAACGAGATCATTATCAAATAATGACTGTGGGATGGAATGGAGAAAAACGCATTCACGGAATCATGCTACATATTGATATTAAAGATGGTAAAATTTGGATACAACATAATGGTACTGAAAGGGGAATTACTCAAGATTTTTTACAATTAGGAGTACCGAAACAAGATATAGTTTTAGCATTTCATTCACCCACCAGAAGAAAATATACAGAATTTGCAGTTAGCTGA
- a CDS encoding XisH family protein, with product MAKDKFHDAVKNALIKEGWIITNDPLFLQFGGVDLYVNLGAEKMLAAQKDNQKIAVEIKSFLGDSTITEFHQALGQLLNYRLILKRQEPDRILYLAVPLDIYESFFKLEFTQLAIADYQLKIIVYDIAQEVIYQWIN from the coding sequence ATGGCTAAAGATAAATTTCATGATGCTGTCAAAAATGCCTTAATTAAAGAAGGTTGGATAATTACGAATGATCCCTTATTTTTGCAATTTGGAGGAGTAGATTTATATGTTAACTTGGGTGCAGAAAAAATGCTGGCTGCCCAAAAAGATAATCAAAAAATAGCTGTAGAAATTAAAAGTTTTCTTGGTGATTCTACAATTACTGAATTTCATCAAGCTCTTGGACAATTATTGAATTATCGTTTAATTTTAAAAAGACAAGAACCAGATAGAATTTTATATTTAGCAGTTCCCCTGGATATTTATGAAAGTTTTTTCAAATTGGAATTTACTCAATTAGCTATTGCAGATTATCAGTTAAAAATTATAGTTTACGATATTGCTCAAGAGGTAATATATCAATGGATAAATTAG
- a CDS encoding GUN4 domain-containing protein — MNTNQVLSTTNPEYQKLETLLKSGNWKEADYETARLILKIANREKEGVLKLANIQNFPIEQLHIIDKMWVKYSNSHFGFSIQKQIYQNLITEKDPQKNYQQNWSDFCEKIGWKQAKKWLNYKDSDCNLTAPTAHLPCRGWGCLVAWWWVVDWKEAILARIYLLSHPDL; from the coding sequence ATGAATACAAATCAAGTATTATCAACCACAAATCCTGAGTATCAAAAACTAGAGACATTATTAAAATCAGGTAACTGGAAAGAAGCAGACTATGAAACAGCAAGACTAATACTGAAAATTGCCAATAGAGAAAAAGAAGGAGTTTTAAAATTAGCAAACATTCAAAACTTCCCCATTGAACAATTACATATTATAGATAAAATGTGGGTAAAATACAGTAATAGTCATTTTGGTTTTTCCATCCAAAAACAAATTTATCAAAATTTAATTACAGAAAAAGACCCACAAAAAAACTATCAACAAAATTGGTCAGATTTCTGTGAGAAAATAGGATGGAAACAAGCCAAAAAATGGTTAAATTACAAAGATAGTGATTGTAACTTAACAGCACCAACAGCCCATCTTCCTTGTCGTGGGTGGGGATGTCTAGTAGCATGGTGGTGGGTAGTAGACTGGAAAGAAGCGATATTAGCAAGAATTTATCTTCTCTCGCATCCTGATTTATAA
- the ftsH gene encoding ATP-dependent zinc metalloprotease FtsH, translating to MPVETNNNNQNKMKTPKIRQFGGSFLILLTLLLLLNLIVPSIFGPRLPQVPYSDFIAQVKAGKVDKAIVGSDRIEYAIKTENPEGKTVEQVYRTTPVAIDLDLPKILRENNVEFAAPPPNENAWIGTILSWVAPPLVFFGIWAFLMSRQGGGPAALTVGKSKARIYSEGSTGVKFPDVAGVDEAKAELEEIVDFLKNASKYTNLGAKIPKGVLLVGPPGTGKTLLAKAIAGEAGVPFFSISGSEFIELFVGVGAARVRDLFEQAKQQAPCIVFIDELDALGKSRGGAGGFVGGNDEREQTLNQLLTEMDGFDANTGVIIIAATNRPEVLDPALRRPGRFDRQIVVDRPDKIGREAILKVHARNVKLAEDVDLGIIATRTPGFAGADLANLVNEAALLAARNNRQAVLMADFNEAIERLIAGLEKRSRVLNEIEKKTVAYHEVGHAIVGALMPGAGKVEKISVVPRGVGALGYTIQMPEEDRFLMVEDEIRGRIATLLGGRSSEEIVFGKVSTGASDDIQKATDLAERYVTLYGMSDKLGPVAFEKIQQQFLEGYGNPRRSISPQVAEEIDREVKEIVDNSHHIALSILQNNRDLLEEIAQELLEKEILEGGYLREKLSQAQAPDEMDEWLRNGKLNADKPLLQTLLV from the coding sequence ATGCCTGTAGAAACAAATAATAATAATCAGAACAAAATGAAAACGCCAAAAATTCGGCAGTTTGGTGGGAGCTTCTTAATTTTACTAACTTTGTTATTGCTGCTGAATTTGATAGTTCCCAGTATTTTTGGACCACGATTACCCCAAGTTCCTTATAGTGATTTTATTGCTCAGGTAAAAGCAGGGAAAGTCGATAAAGCAATAGTGGGGAGCGATCGCATTGAATACGCAATCAAAACCGAAAATCCTGAAGGTAAAACAGTAGAACAAGTATATAGAACCACACCTGTTGCTATTGATTTAGATTTACCCAAAATTCTGCGAGAAAATAATGTAGAATTTGCCGCACCACCACCAAATGAAAATGCTTGGATTGGTACTATATTAAGTTGGGTTGCTCCCCCCTTAGTTTTCTTTGGAATTTGGGCATTTTTAATGAGTCGTCAAGGTGGAGGACCTGCTGCATTAACAGTTGGTAAAAGCAAAGCGCGGATTTATTCTGAAGGTAGCACTGGGGTAAAATTCCCAGATGTTGCAGGTGTGGATGAAGCAAAAGCAGAATTAGAAGAAATAGTTGATTTCTTAAAAAATGCCAGCAAATACACAAATTTAGGAGCAAAAATTCCCAAAGGTGTCTTATTAGTTGGACCCCCAGGAACTGGTAAAACATTATTAGCAAAAGCTATTGCTGGTGAAGCAGGTGTTCCTTTCTTTAGTATTTCCGGTTCTGAATTTATTGAATTATTTGTAGGAGTTGGTGCTGCAAGAGTTAGAGATTTATTTGAACAAGCAAAACAACAAGCACCTTGTATTGTTTTCATTGATGAGTTAGATGCTTTAGGTAAATCTCGCGGTGGTGCTGGTGGTTTTGTTGGTGGTAATGATGAAAGAGAACAAACATTAAACCAATTATTAACAGAAATGGATGGTTTTGATGCTAACACCGGTGTCATTATCATCGCTGCTACTAACCGTCCTGAAGTTCTTGATCCTGCGTTGCGTCGTCCTGGTCGTTTTGACCGGCAAATTGTGGTAGATAGACCTGATAAAATTGGTAGGGAAGCTATTCTTAAAGTCCACGCGAGAAATGTCAAATTAGCAGAAGATGTTGATTTAGGAATTATCGCCACTCGTACCCCTGGTTTTGCTGGTGCTGATTTAGCAAATTTAGTTAATGAAGCTGCATTATTAGCAGCAAGAAATAACCGTCAAGCTGTCTTAATGGCAGATTTTAATGAAGCTATTGAAAGATTAATCGCCGGTTTAGAAAAACGTTCTCGTGTGTTAAATGAAATCGAGAAAAAGACTGTTGCTTATCATGAAGTTGGTCATGCTATAGTTGGTGCATTAATGCCGGGAGCAGGTAAAGTAGAAAAAATTTCTGTTGTTCCTCGCGGTGTTGGTGCTTTGGGTTATACAATTCAAATGCCAGAAGAAGACAGATTTTTAATGGTGGAAGATGAAATAAGAGGACGTATTGCTACTTTATTAGGTGGACGTTCTTCGGAAGAAATTGTCTTTGGGAAAGTTTCTACTGGTGCATCTGATGATATCCAAAAAGCCACAGATTTAGCGGAAAGATATGTGACTTTGTACGGTATGAGCGATAAACTTGGACCTGTAGCTTTTGAGAAAATTCAACAACAATTTTTAGAAGGTTATGGAAATCCTCGACGTTCTATTAGTCCTCAAGTTGCAGAGGAAATTGACAGGGAAGTGAAGGAAATTGTGGATAATTCTCATCACATTGCTTTGAGTATTCTGCAAAATAACCGCGATTTGTTAGAGGAAATTGCTCAGGAATTATTAGAGAAGGAAATTCTCGAAGGTGGTTATTTACGAGAAAAGCTTTCTCAAGCTCAAGCACCTGATGAAATGGATGAATGGTTGAGAAATGGTAAGTTAAATGCGGATAAACCTTTGTTGCAAACTCTGTTGGTTTAG